Proteins from a genomic interval of Francisella salimarina:
- the cphA gene encoding cyanophycin synthetase, translating to MKILSTNVYVGPNIYANFPVIKHEIDLGVLEEWPSAKIGQDFVDRLVDSLPGLEEHGCSYREKGGFIRRMREDEGTWMGHIWEHAILELQDIAGSNVTYGRTRSTGELGCYNLVYEYKQKDVGLRAMELARDLLISLLPEDLKKQVAHKNEDFDFEYEKVRFIKFAQSKEFGPSTASLIEAAKKRDIPYLRLNDHSLVQFGYGKYQQRIRATITGKTTSIAVDLSCDKNQTNTILQGLGLPMPKQRMVTTEEGALRAAKILGFPLVVKPLDGNHGRGISINLKTMQEIKDAFVEANKVSRYVLVEQFATGFDHRMLVVDGKLVAVAKRVPGHVIGDGKHNIKELVDIVNEDPRRGVGHEKVLTKLELDYQAKTLLGAAGYDENTILKDGEVFYLRSTANLSTGGTAIDVTDIVHPDNKDMAERAIKAIGLDVGGVDFLIDDISQSYHDIGGAICECNAAPGFRMHVAPSEGKSRDVAGAVIDMLIPKEHGNARIPIAAITGTNGKTTTSRMVAHMWKNAGKIVGLTTTDGVYINGKLTVAGDTTGPASAQMVLKDPSVEMAILETARGGLLRSGMGYDYCNVGACLNISSDHLGLKGVNTLEDLAKVKSIVPQAAKDVAVLNADDPNVLKMSAKVTAKYILYVTMNPEHALVKQHIRAGGKACIIEKGVNGDMITIFDNHVHIPVLWTHLIPATMEGKAIHNVQNSMFAIAISYSMGMSLDDIRDGLRTFVTSFYQAPGRMNWFEEHPFKVLMDYGHNPAAIKLVSQMVDNMEFAGKKICVLASPGDRRDEDIYEIAKTAAPYYDHFICKRDDTLRGRAPDEVPRMLKEGLIEAGVTADRIETIESEQEAVDHALAMAQDGDLVVIFADKLKRTWKQIIYFNKEDADDNKEQKEEKKEMFSASIIAQDPSLSEEISEVIKAGVIADESGVRVIFDEEDND from the coding sequence ATGAAAATACTATCTACTAATGTTTATGTCGGACCTAACATCTATGCGAACTTTCCTGTTATTAAACATGAAATTGATTTGGGAGTGCTTGAAGAATGGCCATCTGCAAAGATTGGTCAGGATTTTGTAGATCGACTTGTGGATAGTTTACCAGGATTAGAAGAGCATGGTTGTTCATATAGAGAAAAGGGTGGTTTTATCCGTAGAATGAGAGAGGATGAAGGCACTTGGATGGGTCATATTTGGGAGCATGCAATACTAGAGCTTCAAGATATAGCTGGTAGTAATGTAACATATGGCCGTACTAGATCGACAGGTGAGCTTGGTTGTTATAATTTGGTCTATGAATATAAGCAAAAAGATGTTGGTCTAAGAGCTATGGAGTTGGCTAGAGATTTATTGATATCTTTATTGCCAGAGGATCTTAAAAAGCAAGTGGCTCATAAGAATGAAGATTTTGATTTTGAATATGAAAAAGTTAGGTTTATAAAATTTGCACAAAGCAAAGAATTTGGACCAAGTACAGCATCATTAATTGAAGCTGCTAAAAAAAGAGATATTCCGTATCTTAGATTAAATGACCATTCATTAGTTCAATTTGGTTATGGTAAATACCAACAAAGAATTCGAGCAACAATTACAGGTAAAACTACTAGTATTGCTGTTGACTTATCTTGTGATAAAAATCAGACGAATACTATTCTACAAGGTTTGGGGCTTCCTATGCCTAAGCAAAGGATGGTAACTACTGAAGAGGGAGCTTTAAGAGCTGCAAAAATCCTAGGCTTTCCATTAGTTGTTAAGCCTCTGGATGGTAATCATGGTCGTGGTATATCTATTAACTTAAAAACTATGCAAGAAATTAAAGATGCCTTCGTTGAAGCAAATAAAGTATCTAGATATGTTTTAGTGGAGCAGTTTGCTACTGGTTTCGATCATAGAATGTTGGTAGTTGATGGTAAGCTTGTAGCTGTTGCTAAAAGGGTTCCTGGTCATGTGATAGGAGATGGTAAGCATAATATTAAAGAGCTAGTTGATATTGTAAATGAAGATCCACGTAGAGGTGTTGGACATGAGAAAGTTCTAACAAAATTAGAGTTGGACTATCAAGCTAAGACTTTATTGGGAGCTGCTGGGTATGATGAAAATACTATTCTTAAGGATGGAGAAGTTTTCTATTTAAGATCTACAGCCAACCTTTCAACTGGTGGTACAGCTATTGATGTCACTGATATTGTACACCCTGACAACAAAGATATGGCGGAAAGAGCTATAAAAGCTATAGGTCTTGATGTTGGTGGTGTTGATTTCTTGATAGATGATATATCACAATCTTATCACGATATTGGTGGTGCTATTTGTGAATGTAATGCTGCTCCAGGGTTTAGAATGCATGTGGCTCCTAGTGAGGGTAAATCTAGAGATGTTGCAGGTGCAGTAATAGATATGCTGATTCCTAAAGAACACGGTAATGCTAGAATTCCAATTGCTGCTATTACTGGTACAAACGGTAAAACTACAACATCACGTATGGTTGCTCATATGTGGAAAAATGCTGGGAAAATAGTAGGACTTACAACCACAGATGGTGTTTATATCAACGGAAAACTAACTGTAGCAGGTGATACTACAGGTCCAGCTTCAGCTCAAATGGTTTTGAAAGATCCTTCTGTAGAAATGGCAATCCTTGAAACTGCTAGAGGCGGGTTACTAAGAAGTGGTATGGGCTATGATTACTGTAATGTTGGAGCGTGTTTAAATATATCCTCTGATCACCTAGGTCTTAAAGGAGTTAATACGTTAGAAGATTTGGCTAAAGTTAAGAGTATAGTTCCTCAAGCAGCAAAGGATGTCGCAGTTTTAAATGCTGATGATCCTAATGTACTTAAAATGTCAGCTAAAGTAACAGCAAAATATATACTATATGTAACTATGAATCCAGAGCATGCTTTAGTTAAACAACATATACGTGCTGGCGGTAAAGCTTGTATTATTGAAAAGGGTGTTAATGGAGATATGATTACAATTTTTGATAATCATGTTCATATACCAGTTTTATGGACTCATTTGATTCCAGCTACAATGGAAGGTAAAGCTATCCATAATGTTCAAAACTCTATGTTTGCAATAGCTATATCTTACAGTATGGGTATGAGTTTAGATGATATTAGAGATGGATTGAGAACATTTGTAACATCATTCTACCAAGCGCCAGGGCGTATGAACTGGTTTGAGGAGCATCCATTTAAAGTACTGATGGATTATGGACATAATCCAGCAGCAATAAAGCTTGTGAGCCAGATGGTTGATAATATGGAGTTTGCCGGTAAGAAAATATGTGTTTTAGCATCACCAGGTGATAGAAGAGATGAAGATATCTACGAAATAGCTAAAACTGCTGCACCATATTACGATCACTTTATTTGTAAGCGTGATGATACTCTAAGAGGTCGAGCTCCTGATGAAGTTCCAAGAATGCTTAAAGAAGGTTTAATAGAGGCTGGTGTGACTGCCGATAGGATAGAAACTATCGAGAGTGAGCAAGAAGCTGTGGATCATGCTCTGGCAATGGCTCAGGATGGTGATCTGGTAGTTATTTTTGCAGATAAATTAAAAAGAACATGGAAGCAGATTATTTACTTTAACAAAGAAGATGCTGACGACAATAAAGAGCAAAAAGAAGAAAAGAAAGAAATGTTTTCTGCTTCTATTATTGCTCAGGATCCTAGTCTATCAGAAGAAATTTCTGAAGTTATAAAAGCAGGTGTTATAGCTGATGAGAGTGGTGTTAGAGTTATTTTTGATGAAGAAGATAACGACTAA
- a CDS encoding Mur ligase family protein has translation MIPEGYSRRLVGPNLFFKETGTVLDVPLIEHRDKLTELFYQEANRILPVLGWQDIKLTHKFFNNGVRYAMIAPVDITMPACDVIDFIWLSVREGFETGSFKSLQEAQDELMPFINEDKNLTYRKLYELAKSKGFNAFRDKNKAYVGSGTGCYEFDLDNDKIEDVDWSKVYDIPAVIVTGTNGKTTTVRLTDYICRTAGKLTGYTSTDWVKVNDELIDEGDYSGPTGHQFVLTNKKVEVALLESARGGLLKRGLIETYVDAAAVTNVSADHLGEDGIETVAELAEAKSIVFRTMGKGSHAIINLDNSYMKERFDKLTCAKIIVTQNPEQHDMDYYLSKSDYACIVENGSFTWISSDSKQEILPVVDAPLTVKGFAKHNIENAMIAIALSFKLGISFDNIEKALRSYKNDPKVNRGRANIFEFDNKVVVLDYAHNEAGMDALLSMMKAYDKGGKKYLMIGTTGDRKYLIPGINDIIIKHGIDFVVIKETEKYLRGAEPLELPTLIRGDLQSKGFDISKTYISHGELTGVKYILDKLEDDDIGIFCCQAELEEVANYLENLAQK, from the coding sequence ATGATTCCTGAAGGTTATTCACGTAGACTTGTTGGACCTAACTTGTTTTTTAAAGAGACTGGAACGGTTCTGGATGTGCCACTTATAGAGCACCGCGATAAATTGACAGAACTTTTTTATCAAGAGGCTAATAGGATTCTTCCTGTATTAGGTTGGCAAGATATAAAACTTACTCATAAGTTTTTTAATAATGGTGTTCGTTATGCAATGATTGCCCCTGTCGATATTACAATGCCAGCGTGTGATGTTATTGACTTTATTTGGCTTTCTGTGAGAGAAGGTTTTGAAACAGGCAGTTTCAAATCACTTCAAGAAGCACAAGATGAGCTAATGCCTTTTATAAATGAAGACAAAAACTTAACTTATAGAAAGCTTTATGAATTAGCTAAATCCAAAGGTTTTAATGCTTTTAGAGATAAGAATAAAGCTTATGTTGGTTCTGGTACTGGTTGTTATGAGTTTGATTTAGACAACGATAAAATTGAAGATGTTGACTGGTCAAAAGTTTATGATATACCGGCTGTTATTGTAACAGGTACAAATGGTAAGACTACAACGGTCAGACTTACTGATTATATTTGTCGTACAGCAGGTAAGCTTACAGGGTATACATCTACTGATTGGGTCAAGGTAAATGATGAGTTGATAGATGAGGGCGATTACTCGGGTCCAACAGGACATCAATTTGTTCTTACAAATAAGAAAGTCGAAGTAGCTCTGCTAGAGTCTGCTCGAGGAGGACTTTTAAAAAGAGGTTTAATAGAAACTTATGTTGATGCAGCAGCTGTTACGAATGTCTCTGCTGATCATTTAGGTGAAGATGGAATAGAGACTGTTGCAGAGTTAGCAGAAGCAAAATCGATTGTGTTTCGTACGATGGGCAAAGGCTCTCATGCTATTATCAACTTAGATAATTCGTATATGAAAGAGCGCTTTGATAAGTTAACTTGTGCAAAAATTATCGTGACGCAAAATCCAGAGCAACACGATATGGACTATTATTTATCAAAGTCTGATTATGCTTGTATTGTTGAAAATGGTAGCTTTACTTGGATAAGTAGTGACTCTAAACAGGAAATACTGCCAGTTGTTGATGCTCCATTGACAGTTAAAGGTTTTGCTAAGCATAATATCGAAAATGCTATGATCGCTATAGCTTTATCTTTTAAGCTTGGAATTAGTTTTGATAATATCGAAAAAGCTCTTAGAAGCTATAAGAATGATCCTAAAGTTAATAGAGGCCGTGCTAATATCTTTGAGTTTGATAATAAGGTTGTGGTTCTTGATTATGCTCATAATGAAGCTGGTATGGATGCGTTATTGAGTATGATGAAAGCTTATGATAAAGGTGGCAAGAAATACTTGATGATTGGTACTACTGGGGATAGGAAGTATCTGATACCTGGCATAAATGACATTATAATTAAGCATGGTATTGATTTTGTGGTCATTAAAGAAACAGAGAAGTATCTTAGAGGAGCTGAGCCTCTTGAACTACCGACATTAATCCGAGGTGATTTACAGAGCAAAGGGTTTGATATCTCAAAGACTTATATTTCACATGGTGAGCTAACAGGTGTGAAGTATATCTTAGACAAGCTTGAAGATGATGATATTGGCATTTTCTGTTGTCAGGCTGAGCTAGAGGAGGTCGCAAACTATCTTGAGAACCTAGCTCAGAAGTAG
- the ispF gene encoding 2-C-methyl-D-erythritol 2,4-cyclodiphosphate synthase: MSFRIGHGFDVHKFTSSKKNIIIGGIEIPYEMGLEAHSDGDVLIHALCDAILGALGLGDIGKHFPDTDMEYKNTDSKFFLSEIKRMLDDKEYEISNIDCTIIAQAPKMLPHIEKMKACLANVLEVQTNQINIKATTTERLGFIGRKEGIATHVVCLLNR, translated from the coding sequence ATGTCATTTAGAATTGGTCACGGTTTTGATGTGCACAAATTCACATCTTCAAAAAAAAATATCATTATTGGTGGAATTGAGATTCCATATGAAATGGGATTAGAAGCTCACTCTGATGGTGATGTATTAATCCATGCTCTTTGTGATGCTATTTTAGGTGCACTAGGTCTTGGAGATATAGGTAAACACTTCCCTGATACCGATATGGAGTATAAAAATACTGATAGTAAATTTTTCTTATCTGAAATAAAAAGAATGCTTGATGATAAGGAGTACGAAATCAGTAATATTGATTGTACCATAATTGCACAAGCACCTAAGATGCTTCCTCATATCGAAAAAATGAAAGCTTGTTTAGCAAATGTGCTTGAAGTTCAAACTAATCAAATAAATATTAAGGCAACAACCACAGAACGGTTAGGATTTATAGGTAGGAAAGAAGGCATTGCCACACACGTTGTATGCCTACTAAATAGATAA
- a CDS encoding rhodanese-like domain-containing protein: MQHTSGFLDLVNDAKSRIQECTVDDINKMNETETLDGLLIDTREESEFANGYIPNAIHISKGLIECRIEQLVPNKNQKMYFYCGGGFRSALVTDLLQKMGYKNVISVDGGWRAWNTNGYPTNKPKDFMPTQYINLINQAKHQVPEISADSLYKMYENNNLDGVVIDVREDSEFAQFHIPGATHLSKGQIEVKIENLIPNRDQKIYLYCGSGYRSLLAGFNLQKMGYKNVYSMSGGIKEGWLANNYPVSQD; the protein is encoded by the coding sequence ATGCAACACACATCAGGTTTTTTAGATTTAGTAAACGATGCAAAAAGTAGAATACAAGAATGTACAGTTGACGATATCAACAAAATGAATGAAACAGAAACTCTTGATGGTTTACTTATTGATACACGTGAAGAGTCTGAATTTGCAAATGGATACATTCCTAATGCTATTCATATTAGTAAAGGACTAATTGAATGTCGTATTGAGCAGCTAGTACCCAATAAAAATCAAAAAATGTACTTTTATTGTGGCGGTGGCTTTAGATCCGCTTTAGTTACTGATTTACTACAAAAAATGGGATATAAAAATGTAATTTCTGTTGATGGTGGTTGGAGAGCATGGAATACAAATGGCTACCCTACTAATAAACCAAAAGATTTTATGCCAACCCAGTATATAAACTTAATTAATCAAGCAAAACATCAAGTACCTGAGATTTCAGCAGATAGTCTTTACAAGATGTATGAAAACAACAATCTTGATGGAGTCGTTATTGATGTTAGAGAAGATTCTGAGTTTGCTCAGTTCCATATTCCAGGAGCAACACACCTAAGCAAAGGACAAATAGAGGTTAAGATTGAAAATCTTATACCTAATAGGGACCAAAAAATTTATCTATACTGTGGATCTGGCTACAGGTCACTATTAGCAGGTTTTAATTTGCAAAAAATGGGATATAAAAATGTTTACTCAATGAGTGGAGGAATTAAAGAAGGTTGGCTAGCGAACAACTACCCAGTGTCACAGGATTAA
- a CDS encoding amino acid permease yields the protein MTSINKQIGSIFLIIGTSLGGGILAIPMILSSFGVVIGCIIMFLMWLLMTYSTLAVAEACLHFESGISYLGLAHKLFKKPGVILVYICAFGILYGMLAAYISAIGSSFESLLDINYIIIEIGFVILFGGFILKGTGPAEWLNRIFLTVKLIIILFTILLLFKSISISKLDSYSFGTLKEVIVTLPILATTFSAHIIVPSVVNYVGPHPKDIRRIIIVASLIILVIYVCWIVSIFGNIAIYGDKNSFAEVLKSLSSEDSVTQLIYILKANIQSSEVITLIYTFITISVTTAFITLSLALKDLILDRFKMNNLSTLSKNILLSFLLFMLPIFLNYYFKKLFLIALSVVGLFSLIMLVSCPLNMVRILCNRNFEIIYKSMKNSKLNNFALTIAIIIIIFQVIDYIL from the coding sequence TTGACAAGTATAAATAAGCAAATTGGTAGTATCTTCTTGATTATAGGTACCTCTTTAGGCGGAGGTATTCTTGCTATTCCTATGATTCTTTCAAGCTTTGGTGTCGTTATTGGTTGCATCATAATGTTTTTGATGTGGCTTTTAATGACATATTCAACATTAGCTGTTGCAGAAGCCTGCCTGCATTTTGAAAGTGGTATTAGTTATCTAGGGCTTGCTCATAAACTCTTTAAGAAACCAGGAGTCATTCTGGTTTATATATGTGCTTTTGGAATACTTTACGGAATGCTTGCAGCATATATCTCTGCAATAGGCTCATCTTTTGAAAGCCTACTAGATATAAACTATATTATTATAGAGATTGGCTTTGTTATACTTTTTGGTGGATTTATATTAAAAGGCACAGGGCCTGCTGAATGGCTTAATAGGATTTTTCTTACCGTAAAGCTTATTATCATATTATTTACAATACTTTTACTCTTCAAGTCTATAAGCATCTCTAAGCTAGATAGCTATAGTTTTGGCACTCTAAAAGAGGTTATAGTTACTTTACCTATACTTGCCACAACATTCTCAGCTCACATAATTGTTCCTAGCGTTGTCAACTATGTAGGACCACACCCAAAAGATATTAGAAGAATTATTATAGTTGCATCTCTAATAATACTAGTAATATATGTATGCTGGATAGTATCAATATTTGGCAATATAGCTATTTATGGTGATAAAAATAGTTTTGCTGAAGTCTTAAAATCTCTTAGCTCCGAAGATAGTGTCACTCAGCTTATTTATATTCTTAAAGCTAATATTCAGTCTTCTGAAGTTATAACTTTGATTTATACCTTTATTACAATTTCTGTGACAACTGCTTTTATAACTCTATCATTAGCATTAAAAGATCTAATACTTGATAGATTTAAAATGAACAACCTATCAACACTAAGCAAAAACATTCTTCTAAGCTTTCTGCTTTTCATGTTACCGATATTTCTGAACTATTATTTTAAAAAGCTTTTCTTAATCGCTCTTTCTGTTGTAGGTCTATTTTCTCTAATTATGCTTGTTTCATGTCCACTAAATATGGTTAGAATACTTTGTAACCGTAATTTTGAAATAATTTACAAATCAATGAAAAATAGCAAGCTTAACAACTTTGCTCTAACTATTGCAATTATCATCATCATATTCCAAGTCATTGATTATATTCTTTAA
- a CDS encoding MetQ/NlpA family ABC transporter substrate-binding protein, whose translation MQQQTIFSLHELSLIAQSTWETIFMVFIATLVAVIGGILLGILLYITQDSKNVAVKGFNKTFSIIINITRSIPYIILLILLYPLTRLIVGTTIGTTASIVPLAIAALPFYARLTESALREVDNGLIEAAKSMGATKRQIIFKVLLPESKNLLIDAATLTCISLIGFSAMAGIVGGGGLGDLTYFKGYNYGNYTLLLGGVIMLVILVQITQSFGNYLVTAKKLTSLWIITAILLAASATQLYVNAAATTNTNEITVGYITSPPQDKIMQLSKKMAKEKYNLDVNLVTFGDYNIPNRALNDGELQANVFQHIPFLENQIKQFGYKLTYIGKTFLYPMGMFSKKYKNIQDIPNGATVAIPNDPTNQGRALMILQDAGLIKLKDGITWKATTDSIASNPKNLKIIALQADQIPNNLGDVDIGIVNNDYIPKAGLSLKDALFVEPKDSPFANVIAVKESQKDNPKLKEYVQAFNTDEVKQLAEKLYPNGAAIPAW comes from the coding sequence ATGCAACAGCAGACAATATTTAGTTTACATGAGCTTAGCCTAATAGCTCAATCAACATGGGAAACTATTTTTATGGTTTTCATAGCTACTTTAGTGGCTGTTATAGGTGGTATATTATTAGGCATATTACTGTATATAACACAAGATAGTAAAAATGTTGCTGTTAAAGGATTTAACAAAACATTCAGTATTATTATAAATATAACTAGAAGTATCCCATATATCATATTGCTAATACTTCTATATCCTCTGACAAGACTTATAGTTGGCACAACAATAGGGACTACCGCTTCAATAGTACCTCTGGCTATTGCTGCTCTGCCATTTTATGCTCGACTAACTGAATCAGCTTTGCGTGAAGTTGATAACGGGCTTATTGAAGCAGCCAAATCAATGGGAGCAACTAAAAGGCAGATTATTTTTAAAGTATTACTTCCTGAATCAAAAAATTTGTTAATTGATGCTGCTACTTTAACATGTATTTCACTAATCGGTTTCTCAGCTATGGCTGGTATCGTTGGTGGTGGTGGCCTAGGTGATTTGACCTATTTCAAAGGTTATAATTACGGTAATTACACTTTACTACTTGGTGGTGTAATTATGTTAGTTATACTTGTCCAAATCACCCAATCATTCGGCAACTATCTAGTTACAGCCAAGAAATTGACTTCACTTTGGATTATTACTGCCATTCTATTGGCTGCAAGTGCTACACAGCTATATGTGAATGCTGCAGCTACTACCAATACAAATGAAATAACTGTCGGATATATTACCAGTCCTCCTCAAGATAAAATCATGCAGCTAAGTAAAAAAATGGCTAAAGAAAAATATAATCTTGATGTAAATCTAGTAACATTTGGTGATTACAACATTCCTAATAGAGCACTTAATGATGGGGAGTTGCAAGCAAATGTTTTCCAACACATTCCATTCCTAGAAAATCAAATCAAACAGTTTGGTTATAAGCTTACATATATTGGTAAGACTTTCTTATACCCAATGGGAATGTTTTCTAAAAAGTATAAAAATATCCAAGATATTCCAAATGGTGCTACAGTAGCAATCCCTAATGACCCTACTAATCAAGGTAGAGCATTAATGATTCTACAAGATGCTGGATTAATCAAACTTAAAGATGGTATAACTTGGAAGGCTACTACAGACAGTATAGCTAGTAATCCCAAAAATCTAAAAATCATAGCTTTACAAGCAGATCAAATCCCTAATAATTTAGGCGATGTAGATATTGGTATTGTAAATAATGACTATATACCTAAGGCAGGTCTAAGCCTAAAAGATGCTCTTTTTGTAGAACCTAAAGATTCTCCTTTTGCAAATGTTATTGCTGTTAAAGAGTCGCAAAAAGATAATCCTAAACTTAAAGAGTATGTACAAGCATTTAATACAGATGAAGTTAAACAATTAGCTGAAAAACTTTATCCGAATGGTGCTGCTATACCAGCTTGGTAA
- a CDS encoding methionine ABC transporter ATP-binding protein encodes MIQIKNLKKEYRSNNTSNLVLDNINLDIKQGEIFGIIGHSGAGKSSLLRCLNLLEQPTDGSIFIADENITKKNPKQLREFRKKVSMIFQHFNLLSSRNVFENIALPLEIQGIPKAEIKKRVFELLELVELPNKANAYPQELSGGQKQKVAIARALALDPLVLLSDEATSALDPTSTKQILALLKRLNKELGLTIVLITHEMDVVRKICDRVAIIDKGRIAEMGKTLDIFLDPQAPVTKSFVETSIHTKVPDFIAKRLYDNPYSYDDTYPVVQLTFYGDKGKMPIIAEISRQFNATASIIQANIETIQEQIVGIAICHITGERQDWENALRFLSNQDVNLKVLGYATADNI; translated from the coding sequence ATGATTCAAATTAAAAATTTAAAAAAAGAGTACAGATCAAATAATACTAGTAACCTTGTACTTGATAATATAAATCTTGATATTAAACAAGGTGAGATATTTGGTATAATAGGTCATAGTGGTGCCGGTAAGAGCTCTCTTTTAAGGTGCTTAAATCTTCTAGAACAACCTACTGATGGTTCAATATTCATTGCGGATGAAAATATTACAAAGAAGAATCCAAAACAGCTTAGAGAATTTCGCAAAAAAGTTTCGATGATATTTCAGCATTTCAACTTGCTATCATCTCGCAATGTTTTTGAGAATATCGCCCTTCCACTTGAGATTCAAGGAATACCAAAAGCTGAAATCAAAAAAAGAGTTTTTGAGCTTTTAGAGCTGGTAGAGCTTCCAAATAAAGCGAATGCATATCCTCAAGAGCTTAGTGGAGGTCAAAAACAAAAAGTTGCAATTGCTCGAGCTTTAGCTTTAGATCCTTTAGTTTTATTATCAGATGAAGCAACATCTGCACTAGATCCAACATCTACAAAACAAATTTTAGCACTTCTTAAAAGGTTAAACAAAGAACTTGGCTTAACAATAGTTCTAATCACACATGAAATGGATGTCGTCAGAAAAATCTGTGATCGTGTAGCAATTATTGACAAAGGTCGTATTGCAGAAATGGGCAAAACATTAGATATATTCCTAGATCCTCAAGCCCCTGTAACAAAATCTTTTGTTGAGACAAGCATACACACAAAAGTTCCAGACTTCATAGCTAAAAGACTTTATGACAATCCTTATAGCTATGATGATACATACCCCGTAGTACAACTAACATTCTATGGAGATAAAGGTAAGATGCCTATCATTGCTGAGATTTCTCGTCAATTTAATGCTACAGCGAGTATCATTCAAGCAAATATAGAAACAATCCAAGAACAAATAGTTGGAATTGCCATTTGTCATATTACAGGTGAGCGTCAAGACTGGGAAAATGCATTAAGATTTCTTTCAAACCAAGATGTTAATTTAAAGGTGCTAGGTTATGCAACAGCAGACAATATTTAG
- the plsY gene encoding glycerol-3-phosphate 1-O-acyltransferase PlsY, giving the protein MNFLNFSILVFAYLLGSINSAIIVCYIFRLPSPRSVGSGNPGTTNVLRIGGKVPAVITLAFDILKGLVPVVLAKVLTGNEFITACTALYAILGHIFPLFFGFKGGKGVATLIGTLFGFSWILGLIFVITWLCVAVITRYSSLSALVATVIASFSVIFTSDLQVATPFLIIAIIILVKHRGNIQRLISGQESKIGDKAKAKNDSN; this is encoded by the coding sequence ATGAACTTTTTAAATTTTAGCATACTAGTGTTTGCTTATCTTTTGGGATCAATTAATAGTGCAATTATTGTCTGTTATATATTTAGATTACCATCTCCGAGAAGTGTTGGTTCTGGTAACCCAGGAACTACAAATGTTCTAAGAATAGGTGGTAAAGTACCAGCAGTAATAACTCTTGCATTTGATATACTAAAAGGTCTAGTGCCCGTAGTTTTAGCTAAAGTATTAACTGGGAATGAGTTTATAACTGCTTGTACTGCACTATATGCAATCCTTGGTCATATATTCCCTCTTTTCTTTGGCTTCAAAGGCGGCAAAGGTGTTGCAACTTTAATAGGTACACTATTTGGATTTAGCTGGATTTTGGGTTTAATATTTGTCATTACGTGGTTATGTGTTGCTGTGATTACTCGTTATTCATCTTTATCAGCATTAGTAGCTACTGTTATAGCAAGTTTTTCAGTAATATTTACATCTGATTTACAGGTGGCAACACCATTTTTGATAATAGCGATAATAATACTTGTTAAACACAGAGGAAATATTCAAAGATTAATCAGTGGTCAAGAAAGTAAAATCGGCGATAAAGCAAAGGCAAAAAATGATTCAAATTAA